The Synergistetes bacterium HGW-Synergistetes-1 genome has a window encoding:
- a CDS encoding EamA family transporter: MNRIKLVLVMVIWGSLGVFTRSIPLSALSLAFLRALIALPVLFAVLKMKKTEKVEWRLLKPYIISGSLLGFGWLTLFYGYKHTSISSAVIIYNMCPVYVMIAAPLLLKETISKIQIAVVFFSFLGLFMIVGQNLSEGYGYLGMALSAVSGMLYATIILINRSIRSRVDNQTGTFVQISAAMIVLLPFVLAEGNILTVRDLDAAAVIYTILLGVLHTGIVYTIFFSLTTQMKYLEIVLYSYLEPLFGILFSVIFIGEKLTVLQIIGGILILGSTYIGEILKDKKKPALPSPMQT; the protein is encoded by the coding sequence ATGAACAGAATCAAATTAGTTCTTGTTATGGTCATATGGGGCAGTTTGGGAGTTTTTACAAGATCCATTCCATTGTCTGCGCTGAGCCTGGCTTTCCTAAGGGCATTGATCGCGCTGCCGGTTCTTTTTGCGGTATTGAAAATGAAAAAGACTGAAAAGGTGGAATGGCGGCTTTTAAAGCCTTACATCATTTCGGGCTCGTTATTGGGCTTTGGCTGGCTGACTTTATTCTATGGATATAAGCATACAAGTATCTCATCAGCTGTGATCATCTATAACATGTGTCCGGTCTATGTGATGATAGCCGCCCCCCTTTTACTGAAAGAGACCATTTCAAAGATTCAAATCGCTGTGGTTTTCTTCTCATTTCTGGGGCTGTTTATGATCGTCGGACAAAATCTGTCAGAGGGATACGGGTACTTGGGAATGGCACTCAGTGCAGTTTCAGGAATGCTCTATGCAACAATTATCCTTATTAACCGGAGCATAAGATCCAGGGTGGATAATCAAACCGGGACTTTCGTACAAATATCTGCAGCGATGATCGTTTTACTGCCATTTGTACTGGCAGAAGGGAATATATTAACGGTTCGGGATCTGGATGCTGCGGCAGTCATTTATACCATTCTGTTAGGCGTATTGCATACCGGTATCGTCTATACCATATTCTTCTCCCTGACCACACAGATGAAATATCTTGAAATAGTACTCTACAGTTACCTGGAGCCCTTATTCGGCATCTTATTCAGCGTGATCTTCATCGGAGAGAAACTGACCGTCCTTCAAATCATCGGCGGGATCCTTATATTGGGTTCAACATACATTGGGGAAATACTTAAAGATAAGAAAAAACCGGCCTTACCCTCACCCATGCAAACATGA
- a CDS encoding XRE family transcriptional regulator: MTMERMSDMSKINMIAERIKEFRKNSGLSQANIACFLGVDQSLISKAENGERSLSVEMLEKLAALYGVSMLDFEEDSLPVSPLKFALRAGELTTVDMEAVSAINRIALNSEFMADLLAGEQR, translated from the coding sequence ATGACGATGGAAAGGATGAGTGATATGAGTAAAATTAATATGATCGCTGAACGGATAAAAGAATTTCGGAAGAACAGTGGATTGAGTCAAGCTAATATCGCCTGTTTCCTTGGTGTTGATCAAAGCCTGATCTCAAAAGCTGAAAATGGCGAACGCAGCCTTTCGGTGGAGATGCTTGAAAAACTTGCTGCTCTGTACGGAGTAAGTATGTTGGACTTTGAAGAAGACTCTTTGCCGGTCAGCCCGCTTAAATTTGCTTTGCGGGCAGGAGAACTGACAACAGTAGATATGGAGGCTGTCAGTGCAATAAATCGCATCGCACTCAACTCTGAATTTATGGCTGATTTGCTTGCAGGAGAGCAAAGATGA
- a CDS encoding AraC family transcriptional regulator, which produces MSSIEKERHMEYCRSIIEGVEIKLCSNDPHAYKAHVHNELTLGYIIEGSTDLKLNDRTIHYETGDGVIIPPLMTHCCSPKDLDHWAYTILYVDPGYYGDLIRFDQAKKLTGDRVQKLIGFIEQLLTEKIPDTLENILIELLIEFAEKDITKAAASNTSDIAATIREYILNHVKDVITLDKLQQLTGLNKFTIIRNFKKSYLTTPAAYHLQHRVAEAKRLLGKGTDVFEICEALNFYDQAHLIREFKKMYGTTPATYLAQLKG; this is translated from the coding sequence ATGAGCAGTATCGAGAAAGAGAGGCATATGGAATATTGCAGAAGCATTATTGAAGGCGTGGAGATCAAGCTGTGCTCAAACGATCCCCATGCATACAAGGCCCATGTCCATAATGAACTTACACTGGGTTATATCATAGAAGGATCCACCGACTTAAAATTGAACGACAGGACTATCCACTATGAAACAGGCGACGGCGTGATTATTCCGCCGTTGATGACTCACTGTTGCTCACCTAAAGATCTCGATCACTGGGCATACACGATTTTATATGTTGATCCCGGCTATTATGGCGATTTAATAAGATTTGATCAGGCAAAAAAATTAACAGGCGATCGAGTACAAAAATTAATTGGCTTTATCGAACAGCTGCTGACCGAAAAGATCCCGGACACCTTGGAAAATATTCTTATTGAACTATTGATAGAGTTTGCAGAAAAAGACATTACGAAAGCTGCCGCTTCAAATACATCGGATATTGCCGCAACGATTCGTGAATATATCTTAAATCACGTAAAGGACGTCATTACATTGGATAAGCTTCAGCAATTGACCGGACTTAACAAGTTCACGATAATAAGGAATTTTAAAAAATCTTATCTAACCACACCTGCGGCATACCATTTACAACATAGGGTAGCGGAAGCAAAAAGGTTGTTAGGCAAAGGCACAGACGTTTTCGAAATATGTGAGGCATTAAACTTTTACGACCAGGCTCATCTGATACGGGAATTTAAAAAAATGTATGGGACCACACCGGCAACATATTTAGCGCAATTAAAAGGATAG
- a CDS encoding toxin-antitoxin system, toxin component, whose product MICTADIMTKSIKLRTKLGEDANSPIDIFALAQDIEQLTIVYYPMGENLSGICLKGAAGNNVIAINSLMTVGRQRFSLAHELYHLYFDKNMTAVCAQKIGMGQETEKEADLFASYFLMPAAALQTKVEMLKAKNNSDDLSIHDVIRLEQYFQVSHQAAVIRLRQDKLLNADAADAMMSEGVRRFAESMGYSTELYKPLPAEKQYMTYGNYIDQAEQVLKRGLVSDGKYEELLLTAFRSDLVYGGNEEGEEVID is encoded by the coding sequence ATGATCTGCACTGCCGATATTATGACAAAATCAATTAAACTTAGAACGAAACTTGGCGAAGATGCCAATTCACCCATTGATATTTTTGCACTTGCGCAGGACATCGAACAACTAACGATCGTCTATTATCCGATGGGTGAAAATCTAAGCGGGATCTGCCTGAAAGGTGCTGCCGGCAATAATGTCATAGCGATCAATTCTTTGATGACCGTAGGGCGGCAGCGCTTTTCATTAGCCCACGAGTTGTACCATTTATATTTCGATAAGAATATGACAGCGGTTTGTGCCCAAAAAATCGGTATGGGTCAGGAAACCGAGAAAGAGGCAGACTTGTTTGCGTCCTATTTCCTCATGCCGGCTGCGGCACTTCAAACAAAGGTTGAAATGCTGAAAGCAAAAAACAACAGCGATGATCTTTCAATTCATGATGTGATCAGATTAGAGCAGTATTTTCAAGTCAGCCATCAGGCTGCTGTCATACGTCTTAGGCAAGACAAGCTGCTGAATGCAGATGCAGCTGATGCGATGATGTCGGAAGGTGTCCGGCGATTTGCGGAAAGCATGGGATACAGTACCGAGCTCTACAAACCACTGCCTGCCGAAAAACAGTATATGACTTATGGCAATTATATCGACCAGGCGGAACAAGTTTTAAAAAGAGGACTAGTCTCTGATGGAAAATATGAAGAGTTGCTCCTCACTGCATTTCGCTCTGATCTGGTTTATGGCGGCAATGAAGAAGGTGAGGAAGTAATTGACTGA